The following are from one region of the Halorussus rarus genome:
- a CDS encoding ABC transporter ATP-binding protein has product MSADSDSGAGDGASPTDASTAREADEAVLRAEDLRVSYGEVAALRGLDFHVEEGEIVSVIGPNGAGKSTLADAVSGHVPYEGSVTYRGREVAESSASDLVAEGLIHCTETRDLFGYMSVADNLDLGSYRHRDDVAERREFVYDLFPTLEDRADQNARTMSGGEQQMLAIGRALMSDPDLLLLDEPTLGLAPVILEDISDGIEEIRESGVTVVLCEQNVTFAMDHADRVYLLENGRFEREGAPETLRGDEYIREAYLGG; this is encoded by the coding sequence GTGAGCGCCGATTCGGACTCCGGTGCCGGAGACGGTGCGTCCCCCACGGATGCCTCGACAGCCCGAGAAGCGGACGAGGCGGTGCTGCGCGCCGAGGACCTCCGGGTCTCCTACGGCGAGGTGGCCGCGCTCCGGGGGCTCGACTTCCACGTCGAGGAGGGCGAGATCGTCTCGGTCATCGGACCGAACGGCGCGGGCAAGTCGACGCTGGCCGACGCTGTGTCGGGCCACGTCCCCTACGAGGGTAGCGTCACCTACCGCGGGCGGGAGGTCGCCGAATCGAGCGCGAGCGACCTGGTCGCCGAAGGGCTCATCCACTGCACCGAGACCCGCGACCTGTTCGGCTACATGAGCGTGGCCGACAACCTCGACCTCGGGTCGTACCGCCACCGCGACGACGTCGCCGAGCGCCGGGAGTTCGTCTACGACCTGTTCCCGACGCTGGAGGACCGGGCCGACCAGAACGCCCGGACCATGAGCGGCGGCGAGCAGCAGATGCTGGCCATCGGCCGGGCGCTGATGAGCGACCCCGACCTGCTCCTGCTCGACGAGCCGACGCTCGGACTCGCGCCGGTCATCCTCGAGGACATCAGCGACGGCATCGAGGAGATCCGCGAGTCGGGGGTCACCGTGGTGCTGTGCGAGCAGAACGTGACGTTCGCGATGGACCACGCCGACCGGGTGTACCTGCTGGAGAACGGACGGTTCGAGCGCGAGGGCGCGCCCGAGACGCTGCGGGGCGACGAGTACATCCGCGAGGCCTACCTCGGCGGATAG